A genomic segment from Garra rufa chromosome 5, GarRuf1.0, whole genome shotgun sequence encodes:
- the ptger4b gene encoding prostaglandin E receptor 4 (subtype EP4) b, whose protein sequence is MNETSTKHGKEGWDPTIPVIMFIFGVVGNVIAIVVLRKSRKEQKETTFYTLVCGLAVTDLLGTLLASPVTIATYVKGEWPGGIPLCQYSGFILLFFSLAGLSIICAMSVERYLAINHAYFYNHYVDQRVAGLTLAVIYVSNALFCALPSMGLGSVVRQHPGTWCFIDWHSNDSSNATFSYMYASFSSVLILATVLCNVLVCAALIMMHKRFVRRTSLGTDQARVAEIRRRRSFARLAGAEIQMVIVLIATSIVVLICSIPLVVQVFVNQLYHSPVETPAKLNPDLKAIRIASVNPILDPWIYILLRKTVVQKILEKIKCLFCRIGGRRHGRSPTEFHCGNGIHSSSVMSRDLPSLVLPELPEVISTSQMYLYPLEEGKEIGCCGDSVQSRTGSTSTQQTLLQDSQEVELSSEKDRTETGTDFEKSHSCTDSNTNKAQCSKHQPLQVTFTDETLSLQERSI, encoded by the exons ATGAATGAAACAAGCACGAAGCATGGCAAAGAAGGTTGGGACCCTACCATCCCGGTCATTATGTTCATATTTGGCGTGGTCGGGAACGTGATTGCTATCGTAGTGCTTCGAAAGTCGCGGAAAGAGCAAAAAGAGACCACTTTTTACACACTAGTGTGTGGACTCGCCGTAACTGACCTCTTGGGAACACTCCTCGCAAGCCCAGTCACCATTGCCACCTATGTGAAGGGAGAGTGGCCCGGTGGGATCCCGCTGTGTCAGTATTCCGGCTTCATCTTACTCTTTTTCTCCTTGGCGGGTCTTAGTATTATCTGTGCCATGTCCGTCGAGAGGTACCTCGCCATCAATCACGCGTATTTCTACAACCACTACGTAGACCAGCGGGTGGCAGGCTTGACCCTCGCGGTGATCTATGTGTCCAATGCACTCTTTTGCGCTCTTCCCAGCATGGGACTGGGATCCGTGGTACGACAGCATCCAGGAACCTGGTGTTTCATTGACTGGCATAGCAACGACAGCTCGAACGCCACTTTCTCCTATATGTACGCCAGCTTCAGCTCCGTCCTCATCCTCGCCACAGTCCTCTGTAACGTGCTGGTGTGCGCGGCTCTCATCATGATGCACAAGCGCTTCGTGCGCAGGACCTCGTTGGGGACGGACCAGGCGCGAGTCGCGGAGATCAGGCGCAGGCGGAGTTTCGCGCGTCTGGCCGGCGCGGAGATCCAGATGGTCATTGTACTCATAGCCACGTCCATTGTCGTGCTCATCTGCTCCATTCCTTTAGTG GTGCAGGTGTTTGTGAACCAGCTGTATCATTCTCCAGTAGAGACGCCAGCAAAGCTGAACCCAGACCTTAAGGCCATCCGAATTGCCTCTGTTAACCCCATTCTGGACCCCTGGATCTACATCCTGCTGAGAAAGACAGTTGTCCAGAAAATTTTAGAAAAAATCAAATGCCTCTTCTGCCGTATTGGTGGGAGGAGACACGGGAGGAGCCCTACTGAGTTCCACTGCGGTAACGGCATCCACAGTTCATCGGTCATGTCTCGTGATTTGCCGTCGCTGGTGCTGCCCGAACTGCCGGAGGTGATCAGCACATCTCAGATGTACCTGTATCCCCTAGAGGAGGGAAAGGAAATAGGCTGCTGCGGTGACTCTGTGCAGAGCAGGACGGGTTCAACTTCAACCCAGCAAACTCTTCTGCAGGACTCTCAGGAGGTAGAGCTCAGCAGTGAAAAAGACAGGACTGAAACAGGCACAGACTTTGAGAAATCACATTCGTGCACGGACTCCAACACAAATAAAGCGCAGTGCTCCAAGCACCAGCCGCTTCAAGTGACCTTTACAGATGAGACTTTGAGCTTGCAAGAAAGAAGCATATAA